Proteins from one Phocoena sinus isolate mPhoSin1 chromosome 8, mPhoSin1.pri, whole genome shotgun sequence genomic window:
- the LOC116758859 gene encoding glutamyl-tRNA(Gln) amidotransferase subunit C, mitochondrial-like, protein MWTRAMCLGLRALAGGCRGFTSKADPQGSRRVTAELIKHLERLALVDFGSQEAVARLERAIAFADRLRAVDTDRVEPKESVLEDRCLYLRSDNVVEGNCAEELQNSHRGVEEYFVAPAGNISWPKLDEKESFSHTAE, encoded by the coding sequence ATGTGGACGCGGGCCATGTGTCTGGGTCTTCGGGCGTTGGCGGGCGGGTGCCGGGGCTTCACCTCCAAGGCCGATCCTCAGGGAAGCCGCCGGGTCACGGCCGAGCTGATCAAGCACCTGGAGCGGCTAGCGCTTGTGGACTTCGGCAGCCAAGAGGCCGTGGCACGGCTGGAGAGAGCCATCGCCTTCGCCGACCGGCTCCGCGCCGTGGACACGGACCGGGTGGAGCCCAAAGAGTCAGTTCTGGAGGACAGATGTCTGTACCTGAGATCCGACAATGTGGTAGAAGGCAACTGTGCTGAAGAGCTACAAAACTCCCACCGAGGTGTGGAGGAGTATTTTGTGGCTCCCGCAGGTAATATCTCTTGGCCAAAGCTGGATGAAAAAGAGTCCTTTTCTCACACTGCTGAGTAG